A region of Sesamum indicum cultivar Zhongzhi No. 13 linkage group LG7, S_indicum_v1.0, whole genome shotgun sequence DNA encodes the following proteins:
- the LOC105167141 gene encoding thaumatin-like protein: MPNSFHLLFISLLLFFTFIFTSDATQLIVVNNCKVHIWPAILGTAGHQSPNDGGFPLYSGQQVVVELPQWWSGRIWARHGCCFDQTGRGSCQTGDCNGQLHCAGIGGQPPATLVEMTLGTSTNPMHYYDVSLVDGFNLPVSMIPAGGGSACGVAACEADVNMCCPENLAVRREGKVVGCKSACLATGADRYCCTGEYASPKTCKPTAFGHLFKAICPRAYSYAYDESSGLKTCRASRYVITFCPPN, from the exons ATGCCCAACTCCTTCCACCTTCTCTTCATCTCCCTCCTCCTTTTCTTCACCTTCATCTTCACTTCCG ATGCCACCCAACTCATTGTAGTGAACAACTGCAAGGTTCACATCTGGCCGGCCATTCTTGGAACAGCCGGCCACCAATCACCAAATGACGGCGGTTTTCCTCTTTACAGCGGCCAACAAGTGGTGGTGGAACTCCCCCAGTGGTGGTCGGGAAGGATATGGGCCCGACACGGCTGCTGCTTTGATCAAACTGGTAGAGGTTCTTGCCAGACTGGAGACTGCAACGGCCAATTGCATTGTGCGGGCATCGGGGGCCAGCCACCTGCAACCTTGGTCGAAATGACTCTTGGAACTTCCACAAATCCCATGCATTATTACGACGTCAGCTTAGTGGATGGGTTCAACCTCCCGGTGTCAATGATCCCAGCGGGCGGTGGCTCCGCCTGCGGCGTGGCAGCGTGTGAGGCGGATGTGAACATGTGCTGCCCAGAGAATTTGGCGGTGCGGAGAGAGGGGAAGGTGGTGGGGTGCAAGAGTGCGTGTTTGGCCACTGGGGCCGATAGATATTGTTGTACGGGAGAATATGCGAGCCCGAAGACATGCAAGCCTACGGCTTTTGGACATTTGTTCAAGGCTATATGCCCTAGAGCTTACAGTTATGCTTATGATGAATCTAGTGGGCTAAAAACA